A window of Brevinematales bacterium genomic DNA:
ACGCGGGATAAGCGGCACCCCGATAGTGAGGAGGGAATGCGCGATACGCTGGTTCGTGACCGCGAGGATGCTGGGGTAGCAGAAAATAGCTTCGCCGTAGCTTTTCGCGGCGGGGTCGCCTTCGTACGCCGCGGCCACATCGGTGGCGCAGAGCCTGCGGATTTCCGGGATCGCGCGGATAAACTCCGCGGCCTCCTGCCTCGCCTTGAGGTCGCAGTTCGGGCAGCGGTCGGTGTTCATCTGGTCGCACTCGAAGCAGTAACCCCGTTTCGCCTGCTCGGCGAGCAGTTTATAGATTTTATCGAGATGAGTCCCGATATAGTATTCCATAGTCTCCGGGCGGAGCTCGGAGTTCCCGAAGTACCCGGGGAAAATCACCTGCCGGCAGAGTTCGACAATCTCGTCCAATACCTCGATAGAGGGCATCGGAACCTCATGGTTCGCGCGGTGGGCGACCTTAGTGTACGAACTTTCCTCGCATAGCAGTCTGACGACGTCGTGGAGATCATTATCAATCCCTTTCATGCCGGTTCTCCAAATATTTTGAAATATTATATATCCGTTCGGGAAAAAACGCTAATGCTAGGTTAATAGCAGGTTTTTTAGTAGAAATGCGGACATTTTTAATGCCGTTTGTCATTGCGATGCCGCGCTACAAAACTTATTGAAGCGCGGTAGAAGCAATCTATCAATCAAACGTCCCTGTTTATCCGTCTGTGATTTATTCCCCCATTGACATCATCGAAATTTTACGCTTTTTCTCCGGCATGCTACAATATTAAAGACACAACCGGAGGCAGCTATGAACCGTATCATATTATCAATAATTTTCGTCCTTTCCGCGGGTATTCTCAACGCGAAGCCCGGCGATTTTCTATGGAGGTTCAAGACGATGTCATGGGTGTCCTCGTCCCCGTGCGTCTGGGAGGACATGGTCTACTTCGGCGGAATCGACCAGAACCTCTACTGCCTCAACCAGAAGAACGGTAAACTCCGCTGGAAATTCCCGACTGCGGATAAGGTCTATTCCAGTCCCACCGTCTGGCAGGGTAAGGTATTCTTCGGGTGCAACGACAATAATCTTTACTGCCTCGACGCTAAATCCGGGACTGTCGTCTGGAACAGCGAGGTCGGCGATAATATCATATCGAGCCCCTATGTTTACGATAACAAGGTCTATGTCGGGTGCTGGGACGGGAACTTTTACTGCTTCGATACCCAGTACGGCGACGTCCTTTGGAGCTATAAGACCGGCGACCAGATATTCTCCAGCCCGTGCATCTGGAACAACCTTGTCTACTTCGGCGGGATGGACGGATATGTGTACTGCCTCAACGCGGGAGACGGTAAGGAAGTGTGGAAGGCTAAAACCGGGGCGGGAGTCTATTCCAGCCCTATTGTCTCGGGCGGAAAGGTCTATGTCGGAAGCGAGGATAATCAGCTTTACTGTTTCGACGCGAATAAAGGTACAATTCTATGGAAATATGCAACGGGCGACCAGATATTATCCAGCCCGGTAGTCTATGCCGGAAAAGTATATTTCGGGAGCTCCGATACGAACTTTTACGCGCTGAAAGCGGATTCCGGCGAACTCGTATGGAAATATAAAACTCTCATGCCGAATTTGACCAGCCCCATCATCGCCAACGGTAACGTGTATTTCGGGAGTCAGGACCGGAATTTCTACTGCCTCGATATGGAGGCCGGTTCGATGATATGGAAATTCGAAACCGATCATATCCTTTTCTCGTCCCCGTGTATCGCCAACGGTAAAGTGATGTTCGGGGGGATGGATTATTATCTCTATTGCCTTGACGCGGGCGCGGGGGTGAACGACGCGATCTACCCGTCGATATCCGGGATGGACAGCCCCTTATCCGAGACCGCGATGAATATCCCCGCCGGGAAATCCCCCTACTCGATGCCGGTCGCGGTGGTAATCGGCAATAAGGACTACGCATCTGGAATCCCATCCGTACAGTACGCGCTGAACGACGCCAAACTGATGAAGCAATACCTCATCAAGACGTTCGGCCTCGACGAGAGCAATATCCTTTACCGTGAGAACGCCGACCTCACGGAGTTTATCGACCTCTTCGGCTCCGCCGACGGCATCGAGACCAGTCAAATCTATAAGCTCGCGAAGGGCAAGAAGGCCGACGCGGTCTACATCTATTACAGCGGGCACGGTATCCCCGGGCTGAGCGACAAGAAGGGCTACCTCGCGCCGGTCTCGCTCAAGAAGTTCAACCCCGAGGCGACCGGATACGCGCTCGACACCCTCTACCGCAACCTGACCAAGCTGAAGGACGCGGGGGTGAAGAAGGTCGTGCTGATACTCGACTCCTGCTTCTCGGGCGACTCGGCGGCGGGTATGCTGATCGAGAACGTCTCGCCGATTATGGCGAAGGTGCAGAACGAGCTGGCGGCGGCCGAGATCGGCACCGTCTTCCTCGCGACCACCGGCGACTCCTACGCGGCATGGTATAAGGATGTGGGGCAGGGGTTATTTACCTATTTCCTGCTGAAGGGTGTGGGCGGAGACGCTGACCTCGACAAGGACAAGACCGTCACGCTCGCGGAGATGCAGGAATACATGGGGAATGCCGTACCGGAACAGTCCCAGCTCCTCTTAAACTTCCGCCAGATCCCGCAGGTCAGCGGAAATCCCAACGAGGTGATTATCAAGCTGGAATAGCATTATTAAAAATCGCGGAATATAATGAAGGGGAGTATGGACATAATTCTAGATGGAATGGTTGCATTGATTACCGGGGTAAGCCGTATCAAGGGAATTGGTTTTGCTATCGCAAAAAAACTGGCGGAGCAGGGTGCTGATCTTTTTATTCACTCTTATTCCCCCTATGATTCTCAGTTTCCATGGAAGACAAATAATGATGAAATTTCAACGATTATCAGGGAATTAAAAAAGACCGGTAAGAGGGTTGAACACCTTGAGGCTGATTTTAGTCAACCAGAAGCGCCGGAAAAGGTAATCGAAGCCGCATTTTCCGCATACGAGAATATTCACGCATTGGTTCTCAATCATGCGTATTGCACTCAGGGAAATCTTACTGAGTTGACTGCGGAAAACATCGATTTGCATAATAATATTAATATCCGCTCGACGCTCTTACTTATAAAAGAATGGAGCCTGCGCTTTCAGAGTTCCCATATTGCCGGACGTGTAATCATGATGACTTCCGGACAGCATATCGTGCCAAATCCCGGCGTACTATCCTATGTCGCCTCAAAAGGCGCGATTCACCAGTTGACCCTTAGTTTATCCGCGGATTTAGTCAGGAGAGGGATTACAGTCAATACTGTCAATCCCGGCCCTACGAACAGCTACGACTGCGAAAAGCATTTTCCCGAGATTTATGCGGATGTGCTCAAGCATTTTCCGCAGAATCGATGGGGAACTCCGGAGGACGCAGCGAATATTATCGCATTCTTAGTCAGTCCCGCATCGCAGTGGATTTCCGGCGAGGTAATCAATTCCGACGGCGGTTCTCATTATTAGGGCGATGGTTAAATTATTAGATACAAAAAAGGGGCTGCCTTCGCGGCAGCCCCGTTATCGTTACTTCTATTCCCTACTTCTCCACTCCACGGTAGAACAACAACCCGTTATTCACGACCTGGAGCAGGAAGGATTTCTTATCCTTGTTCTTTTCCCCGAACGCTTTCATATCGTCGAGGTCTTTGATTTTCTGCTTATTGATCCCGACCACGATCTCGCCGGGGCGGAGTGTGCCGTAGAAGAAGCTTTTCTTATCGACCGATTTCACCATAATCCCGAAGTTTACGCCGTTTTTCTTAAAGTCTTTCGCCGACGGGGTTACAAACTCCACGCCGAGGAAGTTGTAGGTCCCGGTCAGGCCGCCCTGATTCTCGCCCTTACCCGGCTTATTCTTCTCGCCGAACATAGTATTCGCGTCTTCCCTGTCGGCCAGTACGACCGAAACGGTAACCTGCTGGGAGTTCCGCAGGAGCACGATATCGACCTTAGTCTTGGGGGGATAGTTGCCGATCATCAGGCGAAGCATATCGGGGTCGCCCACCGGTTTGCCGTTGATCGAGAGGATAACGTCGCCCTGCTCGATTTTCCCTGCCGCGGCGGGGCTGTCCTCAAGTACCTTCGATACAAGCACGCCCTCGCCGGGCTTCAGCCCGAGCGTCTTACGGGTGGCGTCGTCCAGCGCGGACGGGATAATCCCGAAATACCCGCGTTCGACCTTACCCTTTTCGATAATCTGCACCGCGATCTCCTTCATCAGGTTCACCGGGATCGCGTAGCTGATGCCCATATATCCGCCGGTCTGCGACTGGATCGCGGAGTTCATCCCGATTACCTGTCCCGAGATATTGACGAGCGGGCCTCCCGAGTTACCGGGGTTCACCGCCACATCGGACTGGATCAGGCTCTGGAAGCTCGACGACAGGCCGGGGCGGCTGATCGCGCTCACGATACCGAAGGTGAATGTCCCGGCTAGGCCGAACGGGTTACCGATCGCGATCACGAGGTCGCCGGTCTGCACCGCGGACGAGTCGCCGAGCGCCGCATAGGGCAATTCCTCATTCGCGTCTATCTTGAGCACCGCGATATCGGTTTCAGGGTCGACGCCGACCACCTTCGCCTCGAACATCCGGTTATCGGACAGAATGATCGTTATCTTGTCCGCGTTCGCCACCACATGATAGTTCGAGAACAGGTATCCGTCTTTTGAGAAGATGATGCCCGAACCCTGCGCTTCGGATTTTTTCTCCATATCCTCTCCGGGCTGACCGAAGTAGAACTTAAAGAAAGGATCGTTTTGGAAAAACGGGTCATTCTGGAACTGGTTCATCGCGTTATTCACCTTGACCGTGCTCTCGACATGGATACTGACCACCGCCGGCTGAACCGTCTTGGATATCTCGCGGAAAACATTCTGCATATTGACAATCGATTCAACGCCGGGTAT
This region includes:
- a CDS encoding serine acetyltransferase, which gives rise to MKGIDNDLHDVVRLLCEESSYTKVAHRANHEVPMPSIEVLDEIVELCRQVIFPGYFGNSELRPETMEYYIGTHLDKIYKLLAEQAKRGYCFECDQMNTDRCPNCDLKARQEAAEFIRAIPEIRRLCATDVAAAYEGDPAAKSYGEAIFCYPSILAVTNQRIAHSLLTIGVPLIPRIITEMAHSKTGIDIHPGAQIGENFFIDHGTGVVIGETCVIGNNVQLYQGVTLGAKNFPLDEHGNPIKGIPRHPIVEDDVVIYAQATVLGRVTIGKGAVIGGNVWITDDVPAGARMMQSKTVPGKFLDGGGI
- a CDS encoding PQQ-binding-like beta-propeller repeat protein gives rise to the protein MNRIILSIIFVLSAGILNAKPGDFLWRFKTMSWVSSSPCVWEDMVYFGGIDQNLYCLNQKNGKLRWKFPTADKVYSSPTVWQGKVFFGCNDNNLYCLDAKSGTVVWNSEVGDNIISSPYVYDNKVYVGCWDGNFYCFDTQYGDVLWSYKTGDQIFSSPCIWNNLVYFGGMDGYVYCLNAGDGKEVWKAKTGAGVYSSPIVSGGKVYVGSEDNQLYCFDANKGTILWKYATGDQILSSPVVYAGKVYFGSSDTNFYALKADSGELVWKYKTLMPNLTSPIIANGNVYFGSQDRNFYCLDMEAGSMIWKFETDHILFSSPCIANGKVMFGGMDYYLYCLDAGAGVNDAIYPSISGMDSPLSETAMNIPAGKSPYSMPVAVVIGNKDYASGIPSVQYALNDAKLMKQYLIKTFGLDESNILYRENADLTEFIDLFGSADGIETSQIYKLAKGKKADAVYIYYSGHGIPGLSDKKGYLAPVSLKKFNPEATGYALDTLYRNLTKLKDAGVKKVVLILDSCFSGDSAAGMLIENVSPIMAKVQNELAAAEIGTVFLATTGDSYAAWYKDVGQGLFTYFLLKGVGGDADLDKDKTVTLAEMQEYMGNAVPEQSQLLLNFRQIPQVSGNPNEVIIKLE
- a CDS encoding SDR family oxidoreductase gives rise to the protein MKGSMDIILDGMVALITGVSRIKGIGFAIAKKLAEQGADLFIHSYSPYDSQFPWKTNNDEISTIIRELKKTGKRVEHLEADFSQPEAPEKVIEAAFSAYENIHALVLNHAYCTQGNLTELTAENIDLHNNINIRSTLLLIKEWSLRFQSSHIAGRVIMMTSGQHIVPNPGVLSYVASKGAIHQLTLSLSADLVRRGITVNTVNPGPTNSYDCEKHFPEIYADVLKHFPQNRWGTPEDAANIIAFLVSPASQWISGEVINSDGGSHY
- a CDS encoding PDZ domain-containing protein, which gives rise to MSASKKIMIIAGVAFGVLTAFIGGACAGASAQQAGFPFKTENEAVAKIPGVESIVNMQNVFREISKTVQPAVVSIHVESTVKVNNAMNQFQNDPFFQNDPFFKFYFGQPGEDMEKKSEAQGSGIIFSKDGYLFSNYHVVANADKITIILSDNRMFEAKVVGVDPETDIAVLKIDANEELPYAALGDSSAVQTGDLVIAIGNPFGLAGTFTFGIVSAISRPGLSSSFQSLIQSDVAVNPGNSGGPLVNISGQVIGMNSAIQSQTGGYMGISYAIPVNLMKEIAVQIIEKGKVERGYFGIIPSALDDATRKTLGLKPGEGVLVSKVLEDSPAAAGKIEQGDVILSINGKPVGDPDMLRLMIGNYPPKTKVDIVLLRNSQQVTVSVVLADREDANTMFGEKNKPGKGENQGGLTGTYNFLGVEFVTPSAKDFKKNGVNFGIMVKSVDKKSFFYGTLRPGEIVVGINKQKIKDLDDMKAFGEKNKDKKSFLLQVVNNGLLFYRGVEK